CCATCACAGCCGCCGACCGCATCCTCGAAACGACGTGAATGACTCATTCATGTCGCCTGGCGACATGAATGAGTCATTCACTACATCCCGGCAGCCGGAGACCTCAGCCGGAGTCGCGCTTGCCCATCAGGGAGAACGCCACCACCAGCGCCACCGCGACCCACGTCAGCAGCGTGCCGCCGCCGGTCAGCGGACCCAGGTAGGTCACCGAGTCCGTCTTCAGCTGGGCCGTGCTCAGCTGCTCCGCGGCCGAAGCCGGGAAGTACGCCAGGATGTCGCGCTGAACCCACGTCGGCAGCAGAGCGCCGAGGATCGCCGGGGCGAAGATGAAGCCGATCGCCGTCGCGATCGCGCCCGCCGCGCTGCGCATCATCACGCCGAACGACAGCGCCAGCAGCGCGAACGCCGCGAACTCCGCGCCCCAGCCCAGCAGGCTGCGCAGCACGCCCGGGCCGCCGAGGCCCAGCGTCGGGATGGCCGGGTTGATGCCGAGCACGAGCTGGCCGATGAAGAACGCCGCCGCCGCGAACAGGGTGCCGAGCA
This genomic window from Amycolatopsis mongoliensis contains:
- a CDS encoding ABC transporter permease, with amino-acid sequence MTTATASLPAEKTSPGITNTLAAEWTKLKSVRSTWLVVIAAAVVSVGFSVLFSFLTEQDYKNLPAGQTADFDSAGTSMVGMNLGLILISVLGVLAVSGEYSTGMMRLTLAITPHRGRVLISKAVVVGLLAFVLGTLFAAAAFFIGQLVLGINPAIPTLGLGGPGVLRSLLGWGAEFAAFALLALSFGVMMRSAAGAIATAIGFIFAPAILGALLPTWVQRDILAYFPASAAEQLSTAQLKTDSVTYLGPLTGGGTLLTWVAVALVVAFSLMGKRDSG